The stretch of DNA CAAATGCGGTTACCACAACTTGATCTAAGGTTTCTGTACTCTCGTGCATGGTAACATTAATAGTTGATTGCCCATTAATTGCTATTTCTTTGGTTGTATACCCAACAAAAGAAAACACTAAAGTTGCCGATTGATCTTTGACATTAATAGAATAGTTTCCATCAAAATCGGATGACACTCCGTTTGATGTTCCTTTTACAATAATATTTACTCCAGCAAGAGGGATTCCGCTATTTACATCAGTAATTGTTCCTGTTACTGTTGTTGTTTGCTTTATCTTATCCTCATAAATTATTGGCTTATCTTTTGTAGGTTCTTTTTTCGCTTTGCTCAACAGTATTTGACGATCGCGTATTTGATACTCAATATCAGACCATTTAAACAAGTACTTCAATATTTCAGAAATCTTTTGTTTTTTTACATCTATACTTACTTTACGCTTAAGGTCAATCTTATCACTTTCAAATAGAAATCTAAATTCTGAAATTGATTCTATCCTATCAAAAACAGCTTCTACATCTACCTGATACATATCTAATGTAAGTTTGGTATTTTGAGAGTACGTATTTGCTTCAATTTTAAATAAAGAAACTATTAATAATAATGTAGTCAACTTCATTTTTAAGTCAATTTTAGGAAAGAAATAGCCTGTTAAACGCCTTTCTTTAATGAAATTTTTCATATTTTCGTTATGTTTTAAATGGTTAATTAGTGTTACATCGTTTAATTCATTTTATGAATCGGGAAATGCTGGAACCATTTTCCGATTTTTCTATAAATTGTATAATTTTAGTAAAGTTTGTTTTATATCATAGGCATTATTGTTTTTTTTAGTTAGTATATTATTATTTGGTTATCTATAATTTTATAATCAAAAGGAGATATCTTATTTATAGATTCCATAACATCTTGTATGTTTTCAACGTTCACACTAAATCTAGCGTTGAATTTTTTGTTTTGAAGATCTACATTATTATTACTAATAGAAACATTATATCTGCGCTCTAATTTTCGAACCATATTATTGAATGTAGATCCTCTGAAAATGAGTTCACCGCTTATCCAACCTATGTAGAGACCTGTATCAACTTCTTCTACATAAGTATGCTTCTCCGATTTATTCCAAGCTCCTTTATAGCCAGGCTTAAGAATAATCTTATTATTAGGAGAATGTGTATTATACATATTGACCTTTCCTTCGACCAATACCGTTTTTATTTCTGTATCTTCTTTATATGAAGATATATTGAATGATGTTCCTAATACTTCTACAGCTACCGAATCTGCATTAACAATAAAGGGGTGATTAATATCTTTAGCTACATCAAAGTAGGCTTCACCGTCAATAAAAACCTCTCTTTTTTTACCTTTTAAGAAATTAACGGGATACTTTATTGAAGTACCTGAGTTTAAATGGACTATTGTACCGTCTGATAATTCTATGTCAAAAATTTTGCCATATGGTACCTCTAATTCGTTATATACTAATTCTTTTATCTCAGGATTTGTATGATATATAATTTTGTTGCCATTTTGAATGCCAAGAACTTCTCCTGACACAGCAACTATTTCTCTGGTTTCCCCTTGTCTAATAACTTTTATGTTATCTTTTCCAACCTTTAGTTTAATTACTTCTTCTGAGATTTGAATTTCATTACTAGGAGCTTTTTTTATTTGTATGAAATAAATAGTTGTAAAGAGTCCTATAAAAATAGCAGCTACCCTCCCCAAAAAAACCAAATAACGAATATTAGTTTTTTTACCTTTCTCTAACTTTTTCCAATTTTCGCTTTTTGATTTTTCGATCTTTTTTCTCAACAGATATTGCTCTCTTAGTTTTTCTTTATCAACTAAGTTATTTATGATGTATTCTCGATCTTCCTTTTCAAAAAAACGCGCAATATCCTTATTGTCTGGATTATCTTTATTTAGAATAGAATTACTAATCCTTTTCGACAATTCTAATATTTCAATAATTTTTTTCACAAATTTATCCATCTGTTAAAACTATAATAATAGGTCTATATTATATAAACGATGGAAAAGGAGTAAAGGACTAAAAAAGATTTTTTTTTTTTTACTTTTATAAAAAAAGAGGACTTAATAATAGTAAAAAATAATCTTTTAATAAAGGGCGCATTTTTTGATATGCGATTTTTTTTTGCGTTTTTATTGTACTAGTAGATATTGATAACTCTTCTGCTATTTGCTTGTTTGATAGGCCCTTAAGGCTTAAGTTTATAATTCTTTTACACTTAATAGGCAAAGTGTTTACAGCCTTTTCTATAATTTCTGAAGCTTCTACAACAACAACCTCTCTTAAAAAGAAAGAATCTTTCTCAGATTTTTTTATATCGTCTAAAGTTTGGTCACTTTTTACCCTTTGATATTTACTTTTAAGATAATCTAAGGATTTATTTTTAACAGCGGTATACAGATAGGCTTTTGTAGCAAGTTTCTCTTTAGGAATTGTTTTTTTTTGCCAAATATTAATAAATACATCCTGAACAACATCTTTGGAAAGCTCAACGTCATTCATGTATTTATTTGAGAATAAACACAACGAGGTGTAATATGCATTAAATAATGCTTTATATTCTTTTCTATTTAGTTGATTCGTTTTTTTTAACAAGATCTTCTAAAGATTAAATAATTTAAATTAACATTTCAAATAATTCTATCCCTCTCAACTAGAATCGTAATATTTTTAAAGTACTTCTGTTTTTTCAAATATAAATATAAAAAAACAGTGATTTTCATTTTATATTTCAAAGATTATAAGCTAAACGCTAATTTCGTGAAATTAAGCAAGGAACCTGATGGATATTTACAATCTTTATAATCACTTGGCTAAGTACGTTTGTTTATTTTTGTATTATTTTACCGAGAAATATTATAGTTACAATCAATTATATTCGGACATCGATTGGTGAAATTCAAAGTTATTATAATATTCCTAAAAAATCGAAAGAGCTTTAATGCTCTGGTTTTAAAATATACTTAGAAATAACCCTAAAATTTGACAGGTTCACAACAATTAAGAGTTGATTATCCCAAGTGAGAGAATTGTTTTTTCAATTTTTTGTACAGAATATACTACTTTCCATCAAAGGGATGATGGCCACTATGTCTTGTATCTAACAACGATTTCTATTGGTTAGTAATCAAAGCAAAAGTATCAATGTTAAAAATTAATACTAGAATGATTTTAAAAATCTAATGATGCATCAGTCTTGACTTTCTTCACAATAATATTAGTTCCTTGTTAGAAGAATTTCAGTATAAACATCTGGGATAGTTTCTGTTACCGTAGTTTTAGCTTCAACACTCTAAAAGTCAGAATAAAAAAAGTAAAAACAGTAGCTTAGTTGCTTTGTGGATCATAATTTTTAGTTTTTTTAGTTAAAAAACTAAAGTAATTAAAAAGGAAGTAAAAACCTAAACTATTTCGACAAATGACAATTCTAAAAAGACCTAGGATGTTTATCTATTATAGATTGCTGAATTGAAGAATAAACAAATAAGTTGATTTTAAATTGTTAAAACGCTAAGTTTTATTGGGTAGATGTGCTGAATTCGTAAATGGCGATTAATTAGTTTAACCGAAAATCCCTATATATGATCCACTTTTTTGTTGCAAGTTCAGTTTTTGTTGTATGTGTCTCTTACCAATTGTTTTGATATTCTTACATAGGTTTGTCGCTGTTCTATGCTATACATGATAATTTATTTCAAGTTAATCTTTAGTACTCCCATTTACTAATGCTTTATGTGAAATAAAATAGCCTTCATGTGGCTTTCCATTAATTTGAATGTCTTTAATATATTTTTTCAATAATTCGCTTACTTTTCTACTGGTTCTATGTTCCTGTCCTTTAATATAATCAAAGAGGAACCTGAGACCAAAACAAAAAAACAGTAAGGTAACAGGTGTATTTTGTATAAAAAGATAGGGTCATAAATACTTTTTTATTTGGTATGACTCAATGAATAGGGAACAGCCTCTTTAGAAATTCCCCAACTCATATTTGGTTGTATTCCCATTTCTAAATTCAAACTTCCACCATCTTGAATGGTTTGAGTTGTCACCCAAGTTTGATTAAACGCTTTTCCATTTAGGCTTGCGTTTTGAATAAAATGACTATTCTTTTTATTTCCTTTAGCAGAAATTGTGAATGTGTTTCCATTTTGAAGATGTAATTTTACCTTGTCAAAAAGTGGACTTCCCATAACATATTGATTCGTTGCCGGTGCTACAGGATAAAACCCTAAAGCACTAAAAACATACCAGGCAGATGTTTGTCCGTTATCTTCATCACCACAATACCCGTCTGGAGTGGGCGTATATAATTTATTCATAATGCCACGAACTTTAGCTTGTGTTTTCCAAGGTTGTTTGGCATAATTATACAGATATACCATATGTTGTATGGGCTGGTTTCCGTGTGCATAATTACCCATATTCACAATCTGCATTTCGCGAATTTCATGAATAGTAAATCCGTAATACGAAGCATCAAAATCTGGAGGCATATTAAAAACACCATCTAAAGCTGCCACAAATTTTTCATCGCCTCCCATTAAATCGATTAACCCCTGCACATCATGAAAAACGCTCCAGGTATAATGCAGACTATTTCCTTCGGTAAAGGCATCTCCCCATTTTAAAGGATTAAAAGGCGACTGGAAACTTCCGTCTTTATTTTTTCCCCGCATTAAATTATTTGATGGATCAAAAAGATTTTTATAATTCAAAGATTTCTCATAATACTTTTTAGCGACATCGTTTTTACCAAGTGATTTTGCCATTTGTGCTATTGTGAAATCAGCATAGGCATACTCTAAGGTTCTTGCTGCATTTTCATGAATACCAACATCGTAGGGTACATAACCTAACTCATTATAATAATCAATACCTGCACGACCAACACTATTTACTGGACGACCATCGGCCACGGTTGCATTTTTTATGATTGCTTCGAATAGTAATTCTTTATCAAAACCATCAACGCCTGTTAAATGTGCATCTGCAATTATAGGCGCCGAATTTGAACCAATCATACAATCTCTATGGCCCGGACTGGCCCATTCGGGAAGCCAACCCGATTCTTTATAAGTGTTTGCCAAACCTTCCATGATCTGACCATTTAGTTCGGGATACATCATATTAAAGAATGGAAATACCGCTCTAAAGGTATCCCAAAACCCATTATCCGTAAACATATAACCCGGTAGTACCTTTCCGTTGTATGGACTGTAATGCACAACATCGTTATTAGCATTAAATTCATAGAATTTTCTAGGAAACAACAGTACTCTATACAAACAAGAATAGAATGTTTTTAGTTGTTCTTTATTTGAAGAGAACGCTTCAATACGACCCAATTCTTTTTCCCAAGCCTTGGTGGCTTCTGCTTTTACTTCATCAAACGTTTTACTCCCTATTTCTCTGTTCAAATTCAATTGTGCTTGTTCTGGGCTAATAAAAGAAGATGCTACTTTTACATGAATTTGTTCGCCGCGTTTGGTTTTAAAACCAATGATAGCACCAACATGTTCACCTTCATTATTTGTGCTGTTCTCTACTAATGTCCAATCATTACCCCAAGTATGATTTAGTTCAAAATCTTTATCAAATTCTGCCACGAAGTAATTATGAAAATTATCAGGAACACCACCACTATTATTTCTACAATATCCAATGATTTTTCGCTCTTCAGGGATAATTTTCACCATGGAGCCCTTAAAAAAGGCATCTAGCATGATGTAAGCTTTGTCGGTCTCAGGAAAAGTAAATTGAAACTGAGCAGCTCGTTCGGTAGGTGCTACCTCTGCAACAATATCATAATCTGCTAAATAGACACTATAATAATCTGGACGAACCGTTTCTGCTTTATGTGAAAAATAAGATTCTCGCTCGTCTTCTTTAAATTTTAGATCACCTGTAATAGCCATAAGAGAAAATGCCGCGTAATCATTTATCCAAGGACTCGGTTGATGCGTCTGTTTGATGCCTCTTATTTTTTTATCGTGGTATTTATAAG from Flavivirga spongiicola encodes:
- a CDS encoding FecR family protein, which encodes MKKIIEILELSKRISNSILNKDNPDNKDIARFFEKEDREYIINNLVDKEKLREQYLLRKKIEKSKSENWKKLEKGKKTNIRYLVFLGRVAAIFIGLFTTIYFIQIKKAPSNEIQISEEVIKLKVGKDNIKVIRQGETREIVAVSGEVLGIQNGNKIIYHTNPEIKELVYNELEVPYGKIFDIELSDGTIVHLNSGTSIKYPVNFLKGKKREVFIDGEAYFDVAKDINHPFIVNADSVAVEVLGTSFNISSYKEDTEIKTVLVEGKVNMYNTHSPNNKIILKPGYKGAWNKSEKHTYVEEVDTGLYIGWISGELIFRGSTFNNMVRKLERRYNVSISNNNVDLQNKKFNARFSVNVENIQDVMESINKISPFDYKIIDNQIIIY
- a CDS encoding RNA polymerase sigma-70 factor; its protein translation is MLKKTNQLNRKEYKALFNAYYTSLCLFSNKYMNDVELSKDVVQDVFINIWQKKTIPKEKLATKAYLYTAVKNKSLDYLKSKYQRVKSDQTLDDIKKSEKDSFFLREVVVVEASEIIEKAVNTLPIKCKRIINLSLKGLSNKQIAEELSISTSTIKTQKKIAYQKMRPLLKDYFLLLLSPLFL
- a CDS encoding GH92 family glycosyl hydrolase encodes the protein MKIHIGFITACFLILSCHEGKKQNEVLTQVDLIDYVNPLMGTDSDFSLSNGNTYPAIATPWGMNFWTPMTSKMGDGWTYKYHDKKIRGIKQTHQPSPWINDYAAFSLMAITGDLKFKEDERESYFSHKAETVRPDYYSVYLADYDIVAEVAPTERAAQFQFTFPETDKAYIMLDAFFKGSMVKIIPEERKIIGYCRNNSGGVPDNFHNYFVAEFDKDFELNHTWGNDWTLVENSTNNEGEHVGAIIGFKTKRGEQIHVKVASSFISPEQAQLNLNREIGSKTFDEVKAEATKAWEKELGRIEAFSSNKEQLKTFYSCLYRVLLFPRKFYEFNANNDVVHYSPYNGKVLPGYMFTDNGFWDTFRAVFPFFNMMYPELNGQIMEGLANTYKESGWLPEWASPGHRDCMIGSNSAPIIADAHLTGVDGFDKELLFEAIIKNATVADGRPVNSVGRAGIDYYNELGYVPYDVGIHENAARTLEYAYADFTIAQMAKSLGKNDVAKKYYEKSLNYKNLFDPSNNLMRGKNKDGSFQSPFNPLKWGDAFTEGNSLHYTWSVFHDVQGLIDLMGGDEKFVAALDGVFNMPPDFDASYYGFTIHEIREMQIVNMGNYAHGNQPIQHMVYLYNYAKQPWKTQAKVRGIMNKLYTPTPDGYCGDEDNGQTSAWYVFSALGFYPVAPATNQYVMGSPLFDKVKLHLQNGNTFTISAKGNKKNSHFIQNASLNGKAFNQTWVTTQTIQDGGSLNLEMGIQPNMSWGISKEAVPYSLSHTK